A part of Corynebacterium mustelae genomic DNA contains:
- the metK gene encoding methionine adenosyltransferase, with protein MSNEAATTRLRLFTSESVTEGHPDKICDAISDAVLDAMLEKDPRSRVAVETLVTTGQVHVVGEVRTESYIDIATLVRQTLVDIGFTSSDVGFDGRTCGVNIAIGEQSAEIGDSVSVSQEVRDGQRTDDDDQAGAGDQGLMFGYASNETPEFMPLPISLAHRLSRRLTQVRKEGIVSNLRPDGKTQVTLGYDDSGRPVSLDTIVVSTQHDPEVTQEWLREQIKEHVVDWVIGDADLAQILDVSEYNLLVNPSGSFILGGPMGDAGLTGRKIIVDTYGGMARHGGGAFSGKDPSKVDRSAAYAMRWVAKNIVAAGLADRAEVQVAYAIGRAKPVGLYVETFGTARDGLSDAEIQRAVGEVFDLRPAAIIRELDLLRPIYSQTAAYGHFGRNDLDLPWERLDRTDQLRAAVGLN; from the coding sequence ATGTCCAACGAGGCTGCGACCACACGGTTGCGACTTTTTACCAGTGAGTCCGTGACCGAAGGGCACCCAGATAAAATCTGTGACGCTATTTCCGATGCCGTTTTGGATGCCATGTTAGAAAAGGATCCGCGATCCCGAGTGGCAGTCGAAACCCTCGTTACTACTGGACAGGTTCATGTTGTGGGTGAGGTGCGAACGGAATCGTATATTGATATTGCGACTCTAGTTCGGCAGACGCTAGTTGACATTGGGTTTACATCGTCCGATGTCGGTTTTGACGGCCGCACCTGCGGTGTCAATATTGCTATTGGTGAGCAATCGGCAGAGATTGGGGATTCAGTTTCCGTTTCACAAGAAGTACGTGATGGGCAACGAACTGACGACGACGATCAGGCTGGCGCAGGTGATCAAGGGCTTATGTTCGGGTACGCCTCGAATGAAACACCTGAGTTCATGCCACTACCCATCTCGCTTGCCCATCGACTTTCCAGACGGCTGACACAAGTACGTAAAGAAGGGATTGTTAGCAATTTACGTCCGGACGGAAAGACACAGGTAACCTTAGGGTACGATGATTCTGGCCGCCCGGTAAGTCTCGATACAATCGTTGTCTCCACACAACATGACCCGGAAGTCACTCAAGAGTGGCTGCGTGAACAAATTAAAGAACATGTCGTCGACTGGGTGATTGGTGATGCTGATTTAGCCCAGATTCTAGATGTTAGTGAGTACAACCTCCTTGTTAATCCTTCAGGTTCTTTCATCTTAGGTGGGCCCATGGGAGATGCTGGACTCACCGGCCGAAAAATCATCGTTGACACCTATGGGGGCATGGCTCGTCATGGTGGTGGGGCATTTTCTGGAAAGGATCCCAGCAAGGTTGACCGCTCCGCAGCTTATGCGATGCGGTGGGTCGCTAAGAATATTGTTGCTGCTGGTCTCGCGGATCGGGCGGAGGTGCAAGTTGCGTACGCTATCGGTCGGGCAAAACCGGTGGGGTTATATGTCGAAACCTTCGGAACCGCACGTGACGGACTATCCGATGCCGAGATTCAACGTGCGGTAGGTGAAGTCTTTGACCTTCGCCCGGCCGCAATCATCCGGGAACTAGATCTGTTGCGCCCCATCTACTCGCAAACTGCGGCTTATGGGCATTTTGGCCGTAACGATCTTGATCTGCCATGGGAACGCCTCGATAGAACAGATCAATTGCGGGCTGCAGTCGGGTTGAACTGA
- the coaBC gene encoding bifunctional phosphopantothenoylcysteine decarboxylase/phosphopantothenate--cysteine ligase CoaBC, giving the protein MDQKNRNVVVGVSGGIAAYKACHLIRNFTEAGDNVKVVPTEAALNFVGKATFEALSGNPVSTSVFDAVDEVRHVHIGQNADLVVVAPATADLLARVAAGRADDLLAATILVATCPVVLAPAMHTEMWENPATQANVATLRSRGITVLAPAHGRLTGKDTGAGRLPEPEQIADLARVVSAGESLQQSLADKRVLVTTGGTREAIDPVRFIGNHSSGRQGYALAEIAAHRGARVTIVAAATEKLLPPSGAEVISVRSAREMQSVVCDLAPDMDIIVMAAAVADFRPEEVATTKMKKGHETEGGLRHIQLVENPDILKGLVELREAGDISLATSIVGFAAETGDDQYSALDYARAKIAKKGCDLLMCNEVGDDKVFGKPENEGFLIDALGNVTEIPVGTKHQVAARILDAVEKLTLDTALN; this is encoded by the coding sequence ATGGATCAAAAAAACCGAAATGTTGTTGTAGGCGTGTCTGGCGGCATTGCTGCATATAAAGCGTGTCATCTTATTAGAAATTTCACCGAGGCGGGCGACAACGTAAAAGTCGTTCCGACAGAAGCAGCGTTGAATTTCGTCGGTAAGGCAACGTTCGAAGCGCTTAGCGGAAATCCAGTATCAACTAGTGTTTTTGACGCGGTGGATGAAGTTCGCCACGTCCACATTGGACAAAATGCGGATCTTGTTGTTGTTGCACCTGCTACGGCAGACCTTTTAGCACGGGTAGCCGCCGGCCGGGCTGATGATTTGCTAGCCGCCACGATTTTGGTTGCTACCTGCCCAGTGGTTTTAGCGCCTGCGATGCATACCGAAATGTGGGAAAACCCAGCCACGCAAGCAAATGTTGCGACGTTACGCAGTCGAGGTATCACTGTTTTGGCCCCAGCACACGGCCGTCTCACAGGAAAGGATACGGGGGCGGGCAGACTTCCTGAGCCGGAGCAAATTGCAGATTTAGCGCGGGTGGTGTCAGCGGGGGAGAGCCTACAGCAAAGTTTGGCTGATAAGCGAGTCTTAGTAACCACAGGTGGAACTCGCGAGGCAATCGACCCGGTGCGGTTTATCGGCAACCACTCCTCTGGCCGACAAGGCTATGCCCTGGCCGAAATTGCTGCCCATCGAGGGGCAAGGGTAACCATCGTTGCAGCGGCAACTGAAAAACTGTTACCCCCAAGCGGAGCGGAGGTGATTTCCGTGCGATCAGCCCGTGAAATGCAAAGTGTTGTGTGTGATTTAGCACCCGATATGGACATCATTGTCATGGCGGCGGCGGTAGCTGATTTCCGGCCTGAGGAAGTTGCTACAACAAAAATGAAGAAGGGGCACGAAACTGAGGGCGGTCTACGGCACATTCAGTTGGTGGAAAATCCAGACATTCTCAAAGGCTTGGTTGAACTGCGTGAAGCTGGAGATATTTCTTTAGCAACCTCGATTGTCGGTTTCGCAGCGGAAACAGGAGATGATCAGTATTCAGCTCTTGACTACGCTAGAGCAAAGATCGCTAAAAAGGGCTGCGACCTCCTTATGTGTAATGAAGTCGGCGATGACAAGGTTTTTGGGAAACCTGAAAACGAAGGTTTCTTGATTGATGCTCTAGGAAACGTAACGGAAATTCCAGTTGGAACCAAACATCAAGTGGCAGCACGCATCCTTGATGCCGTCGAAAAGCTAACCCTGGACACTGCATTAAACTAA
- the mihF gene encoding integration host factor, actinobacterial type translates to MALPQLTDEQRKEALAKAAEARKARAELKEQLKRGDISLKEVLAKASTDEIIGKTKVSALLESLPKVGKVKAKEIMEELEIAQTRRLRGLGDRQRRALLERFGFSED, encoded by the coding sequence GTGGCCCTTCCACAGTTAACCGATGAGCAGCGCAAGGAAGCCCTCGCAAAAGCAGCTGAGGCTCGTAAGGCACGTGCGGAGCTCAAGGAACAGCTCAAGCGCGGCGATATTTCCCTGAAGGAGGTTCTCGCTAAGGCTTCGACCGATGAGATCATTGGCAAGACCAAGGTTTCTGCACTCCTGGAATCCCTGCCTAAGGTGGGCAAGGTAAAAGCAAAGGAAATCATGGAAGAGTTGGAGATCGCTCAGACTCGTCGTCTGCGCGGACTCGGTGACCGCCAGCGCCGCGCCCTTCTGGAGCGCTTCGGCTTCTCCGAGGACTAG
- the pyrF gene encoding orotidine-5'-phosphate decarboxylase, with amino-acid sequence MSERETFGERLFDVSRRRGRLCVGIDPHPELLKNWGLSVDLMGLRTFSEICVAAFGSTAALVKPQVAMYEAFGSGGYAVLEQTIQDLRAQGALVLADAKRGDIGSTMAAYARAWLADESPLCSDAVTVSPYLGFGSLQPALELAKATGRGIFVLAATSNPEGRQVQSSITTSGERLDELMVAEASACNAPYKAARVFGYVGVVIGATLKQVPDVTGLNGPVLMPGVGAQGADAADVARIAKEANAWAFPNMSREILKVGPNTEKLAAAVTSAAKDYPEKSA; translated from the coding sequence GTGAGCGAACGTGAAACTTTTGGGGAGCGGCTTTTCGACGTTTCCCGGCGTCGCGGTCGGCTATGTGTGGGAATTGATCCGCACCCAGAGCTTTTGAAAAACTGGGGTCTTAGCGTGGATCTGATGGGGCTGCGAACATTTTCAGAAATCTGTGTTGCTGCCTTTGGCTCTACAGCTGCCTTGGTAAAACCGCAGGTAGCGATGTATGAGGCGTTTGGCTCAGGCGGGTACGCAGTTTTGGAGCAGACGATCCAAGACCTGCGTGCGCAGGGTGCCCTGGTTTTGGCCGACGCGAAGCGGGGCGACATCGGCTCCACCATGGCCGCCTATGCCAGAGCCTGGCTGGCGGATGAATCACCGTTGTGTTCCGATGCAGTCACGGTTTCGCCATATTTGGGCTTCGGTTCGTTGCAGCCTGCCCTGGAGTTGGCGAAAGCTACTGGTCGCGGAATTTTCGTGCTCGCGGCGACGTCGAATCCAGAAGGACGTCAAGTCCAAAGCAGCATCACTACCAGCGGTGAGCGGCTGGATGAACTGATGGTTGCGGAAGCCTCGGCATGCAATGCGCCGTATAAGGCAGCAAGAGTATTTGGGTACGTCGGCGTCGTGATAGGAGCAACGCTTAAGCAGGTGCCAGATGTCACGGGGCTTAATGGCCCGGTTCTTATGCCTGGTGTCGGTGCCCAAGGCGCCGATGCAGCTGACGTGGCCCGGATTGCCAAAGAGGCTAACGCATGGGCGTTTCCCAATATGTCGCGGGAGATCTTGAAAGTCGGCCCAAATACCGAGAAACTCGCCGCTGCGGTAACCTCGGCGGCGAAGGACTATCCGGAAAAAAGTGCTTAA
- the gmk gene encoding guanylate kinase, with translation MSGDNRQGQLVVLLGPSAVGKSTVVNRLREDIADLYFSVSMTTRAPRPGEVDGIDYFFVTPEEFQQRIDAGEMLEWADIHGGLQRSGTPAEPIEAALAAGRPVLVEVDLVGARNVAALKPEAETVFLAPPSWDVLVERLTGRGTEAEHVIARRLETARTELDAMNEFRHVVVNDDVEEAVAAISDILLGRNL, from the coding sequence ATGTCTGGCGATAACCGTCAAGGCCAATTAGTTGTTTTGCTCGGACCTTCTGCCGTGGGAAAATCCACGGTGGTTAATCGCCTGCGCGAAGACATAGCCGACCTGTATTTTTCCGTCTCCATGACAACCCGTGCGCCCCGCCCGGGTGAGGTGGATGGAATCGACTATTTCTTTGTTACGCCTGAGGAGTTTCAACAACGCATTGACGCCGGAGAGATGCTCGAGTGGGCAGATATTCACGGTGGACTACAGCGTTCAGGAACTCCAGCGGAACCAATTGAAGCTGCTTTGGCTGCCGGTCGGCCGGTGCTAGTTGAAGTGGATTTGGTTGGCGCCCGTAATGTTGCCGCTTTAAAACCAGAGGCGGAAACAGTGTTTTTGGCACCACCTTCGTGGGATGTGTTAGTAGAACGGCTAACCGGTCGTGGCACTGAAGCGGAGCATGTTATAGCTCGTCGGTTGGAAACTGCACGGACTGAGCTTGACGCCATGAACGAATTTCGCCATGTCGTCGTCAATGACGATGTGGAAGAGGCAGTCGCTGCGATTAGTGATATCCTCTTAGGTCGTAACCTCTAG
- the rpoZ gene encoding DNA-directed RNA polymerase subunit omega: MSNVMESNQGVYDTPTGITDPPIDELLGRVSSKYALVIFAAKRARQINSYFQQEDEGVFEFVGPLVTPKNQEKPLSIALREIEAGLLDHEEG, from the coding sequence GTGAGCAACGTTATGGAAAGCAACCAGGGCGTATATGATACCCCGACCGGTATTACCGATCCGCCAATCGACGAACTTTTAGGGCGTGTTTCGTCTAAGTACGCGTTGGTAATTTTTGCGGCTAAGCGCGCCCGGCAGATCAACTCTTATTTCCAACAGGAAGACGAAGGTGTCTTTGAATTCGTTGGCCCGTTGGTTACTCCGAAAAACCAGGAGAAGCCGCTATCAATCGCGTTACGCGAAATTGAAGCTGGTCTCTTAGACCACGAAGAAGGCTAA